The Brevibacillus choshinensis genome includes the window ACCGAAGCGAAGACAACGGAACAGGGAAATCCCGTCCACGTCTACAGTATCACGACATTAAAGCAGGAACGACCGGAGTGGTTTTTCGAGGATGTGAAGCATTTGTTTTCGTTGCTGCTATATGGGGAGCTTCAGCCTTTCATCTCACATCGTATCCCTTTTCACGAAGTTGCACGGGCTCATGAACTCCTAGAGACCTCTAAAGCAGCAGGTAAAATTGTCCTCATCCATTCGTGATTGCGTAAGGGAGAGATTGAATCCTATGTACTCCATTAGTGAAATCGCGAGACTCTCGGGGATTTCCCCCTACACCCTGCGATATTATGAAAAAATCGGTGTATTGCCTAATCCCGAACGTCAAGAAGGTCGGAAACACGGTGTGCGCCGGTACAATGATCAAGATTTGCGTTTCATCCGGTTTATCCACGGCTTAAAGCAGACCGGAATGAAGCTGGATGACATTGCTTCATTCGTACAAGAAGGCTGTCTGATAGCAGATGATTACCCGGAGACACAAATAGACGAGACGCTGAGTAAACGAATCGAAATATTGGATGATCATCTCGAGCAATTGGATTTACAGATGCGGCAGCTCGAGGCTGTAAGAAGCTTTACTCTTGAAAAACGAGCCTTCTACATAAACTTACAAAGTCAGCGTGATCAGGAAAAAAACTAAAAGACAACAAAACCAGCTCAAACTTTCGTTTGCAGCTGGTTCATTTTTTGTGGCATGAGATCCCCTTTGTTTTTACGATCAGTTTCTCAAGGAACGACGCAGGATTTTGCCTGTGCTGTTTTTCGGAAGTTCGGCCACAAACTCTACCTGACGAGGAATCTTATACTTGGCGAGTTTGTCGGTGCAAAACGCCACGATGTCTTCTTGGGACACTGCGATTTCCTTCAGGGCGACAAACGCTTTGACTGCTTCCCCGTGCACTTCGTCTGGGATGCCGATCACAGCTGCTTCGATGATCGCTGGATGTTGATAGAGTACTTCCTCGACCTCACGCGGATAGACATTGTATCCGTCTACGAGAATCATATCCTTCTTCCTGTCGACGATATAGACGTAGCCTTCCTCGTCCATTCTTGCCAGATCACCGGTGTGCAGCCAGCCATTTCGCAAAGCAGCATTTGTCTCTTCTGGCAAGCCGAGATAACCGAGCATCACATTCGGTCCAAAGACGACTAGTTCCCCGACTTCCCCGCGAGGCACTTCATTTCCTTCAGGATCGATTACCTTGTTGATCACTCCTGGCAAATCAATCCCTACAGAACCTGGTTTTCTCGTACCCCGAATGGGGTTAAATGCTGTGGCGGGAGCAGCCTCTGACAGACCGTAACCCTCCATGATCTTCACGCCATATTTCTCCTCAAACTTGTGCAGCAATTCAACGGGCATCGATGCCCCCCCTGAACAACATACACGGATCGTCGCAAAATCGGCTCGTGTAGCTGTAGGTAGCTGTAGCATGTAGTTGTACATCGTCGGAACTCCAGCAAAGCAAGAAGCTTTCTGGTCGCGTAAGACATTGACGACTTCAACCGGATGGAACCTCTGGACGATCAAGATGGTAGCACCGGAGCGGATGGGACCATTCAAGCAGACAGTCATGCAGAATACATGAAACATCGGCAAGACCGCGACCATCCGGTCATCAGGCTCCAGCTCAAACAATGTCCCCATCGCCTCAGCGTTGGAATCCATGTTTTTATGCGAAAGCATAGCTCCTTTTGGTTGCCCGGTGGTACCAGACGTGTACAAGATGACGGCCAGGTCGTTTTCGTCCCGTTCTGGCTCATCATACTCGGTTTCTTGCTCTTGGATGAGCTGGTCGACTGTAAGCGCATCCCCAGCTACTTCCGTGTAGATCAACAGCTCGAGGTCACTCAGCTGATCCTTCAACTCGGACAAAACAGGCTCCAGTGCAGATAAAGCGATCACGGCCTTGGCTTTACTGTTGGACAAAATATAACCGATCTCTCTAGGAGTGTAGATGGGATTCATCGGGACAACGGCAGCTCCAACCCTCAGGATCGCATAGTAAGCGCTCACAAAATGCGGGCGGTTGTCCACGAGAAGCGCCACCGCATCCCCTTTTCCAATCCCTCGTTTTGCTAGACTAGCTGCCAAAAACTCTACCTGCTGATCCAACTCCGCATACGTCGTACTTTCACCTTGAAAAACGTAGGCAGGACGATCAGGGAAGTTGTGGGCACTTCTCTTCAGGTTCTCGTTCAAATGATACATCACGCATCTACCTCCTTTTAAAAAATTTTAACATTCCGAATAATCAGGTGAAAGCATTACTTTTCCGTTATGTGCGAGATTTGTGTAGAGATTTCCGTTTTTCCTTCATTTCGTTTGGCAAAGATCAAGAACAGGACCCCAAATACGAGATAAATCAAGGCGTTGACGGTCATTGCATGACTGAAACCTGTGCTGATATCTCCCGCAGCCTCAACAATCGAACCCGTAACGAGAGGAGAAATAATGCCGGCTAATGTGACGAGACTGGACATGACCCCGACGAGCAGCCCTGTACGCGTGGGCATCAGACTGCTGACGATCACAGATGCTGCTGTTCCTACAGAAAAAGCGAAGCCTTTCCCCAGACACAGGGCGATCAATACCCATGCAGTCGATTGTACCCATGTAACGGAGTAAAAGAACAGTCCACCCAAAATAATCGACACCCCACCGATCAGCACGTACGATTTGCGATAGGAACGATGCTTCTTGTACAGACGGTCACCCATGGATGAAATAAGAATCGTCATGAGACCTGCTACCAGACCCGTTCCTGCAATCGAATAAGCCATCTGCTGATTCGTCAAATGGATCGCTTTCACCAAGTACACCGGCTCCCACACGGCTGCAAAGGTCGTACCCCATATTTGCCCGAAATAGATGAGAAAGCAAAAGATATAGGTGGATGATAGCATAACACCAGAGATTTCGGACCACTTCGCTTTTGGTGCTTCGCTCACAGCTGGCAAGATCGGTGTGACGTTGAGCTTTGGTTTTTCTTTTCCAATCCAGATCCAGACGAGGAACCAGATCAGACTGAGTGCCCCCATAAAAGCCCAGGCAAAACGCCAACCGTTCTGATCAATCATCGAGACCAGCAACGGCGCGGATGCAACAGCACCAACAAATGCGCCAAAATTGACGGTGGAATAGACGAGACCACGTTTTTCTTCCGGATACCATTTATTCAAATGACTGACAACCGTCGCCCAAAACGGACCTTCCCCAATCCCGAGCAGTACACGTGCCAAGACGAGCATGGGCAGACTTGCAATCGCATAGGCTCCAAACTGTACTACCGTCCAGGAAATCGCCATAATCGCCAGCATTTTTTTCGTCCCGATCCGATCTGAGAGCGCCGCTCCCAGAATCCCTGCGATAGAGAAAAACCAGAAGAAGCTGCTGCCGACTAATCCCCATTCTTTCTGGGAAAGGCCAAACTCTTCCATGATCGGAACAGCGGAATACCCCGCGATCGTTTTGTCTGCGTAGTTGATCATATACAAAACAAACAGCAACACTAATGTCACTCTAGCCATCGTGCCCATCACTCCATTTGGGTAGAGAATAAATTTCCTTTTCGGGTAAATACCAACGCTTTTGCTCCCTCAACTGGCTCGAACGGAGCGGAAAGACTTACGATCATCCCCTCGTGATTCGTTTGAAATGAAATCGGGAACTGAAGCGTGTACGATTCATTAAAAGTGGCCAAAAAACGAGAGTCCGCCATCGGTTCAAGCAAGAAGACAATGCCGTTGTATCTCATCGACAACTGCCCATCTATATAGGAAATGGTGATCGTACCATAACCCTGATTCTCGTATACACCCGTTACGGAGATGAACGCCTGTACAGATGGACCACCTACCGCTTCATCCTTTTCTGAAGGCAATAGTCGCAAGCTCTCCCATTTAGTAACTTGCTCTTGCTGCGCCGCTTCTTCCTTTCTCGCTTCCTCCCTCATTCTTCCATTCCAATCACATCGCTCCATTCCCAGTACGTGATCGTAAATCTCATAGGAAAGCACCGTGGGTAGTCGGGAATTGTCGATCTGACTCAAGACCACGATCCCCATCTGAGCGTCAGGCAAGAAACTAACGAATGACGTAAATCCTTGTAGGTTGCCCGCATGAAAAATCATTCTGTGCCCACGATAGCTCTGCACAAACCACCCCAATGCAGAATACGAAGTGGTCAATTCCGGCATATGCTCATGAGGCTTACCAGCGACGATCTGCGGACAATACAGTTCCTCTAATAATGCTGGAGAAAGTAGTGGGCAACCGTTAACAACCCCTTTTTGCAGGTGAAGATGCAGCCATTTTGACATGTCTTGAATGGTAGAGATCATTGAACCTGCGGGACCGATCGCTTCATTGTTGAGAAAAGGCACTTCTACGACACCTGCTGCTTTTTTTCTGTAGGGACGGGCGAGACGCCCCGTTCGTCCTGCTTCACCCACAGTAAAATAGGTGTTTTCCATGTGAAGCGGATCGAGAATTCGCTTTTTCACAAATGCTTCCCACTTTTTTCCGCTCAATCTCTCTACCAGACTACCGGCTGCGGTTACCATCAGATTCTGGTATTGATACGTAGAGCGAAACGCCTTGGTCGGCTCCAAATAGCGAAGTCGTTCCATCAATCCCTCGCGTGAATCCGACGTGTTATACCAGACGAGATCATGACGAGGCAGTCCCGAGCGATGACAGAGTAAATCTCTCGCCGTGATGGTAGCGGTAGCCACAGGATCGAACAGCTGAAAGTCAGACCAATACGAGCGCAAGGGAGTGTCCCAGTCAAGTACCTCTTCAGCAACCAGCAGCGCAAGGCTGAGCGAGGTAAATGATTTGGTGGCAGAGGCGATCGGGAATAAAGTCTGTGGTGTAATCGGCTGGCGACCATCACGGTATGCGTGGCCAAACCCGTTGGAAAATACCACTTCCCCATCACAGATGACGGCTACTGCACACCCTGGTACCTGCCAAGCCATCCGTTTTTCTTCTACCTGTAGCTGGAGATATTCGACCAGATCAGTGCGGACCTCCTTACGTGACATCACTGCCAACCACTTGTTTGAAGCGTATTCTACCTACGTTTCCTTCCACTTCGATCTTGGTCCCGTACGGCTCGCTCAGTGTCTGTAGTCTCTCTAAAATCGCAGAAGAAGCACTCAGCGTTGGCCAACCCATCCGATGTATCGGCAAATCAAAACCCAATTCAATCGGGTGCAGCTCGATTTCTAACAGTTCACCTTCATGCATTTTCCAAATAGGGACGACAGCCTCCCACACTTCCTGATGAACACACAAGCCTCGCGTGTACTTCGCGCTCATCGCTTCCAGGGCGTCCGCCACATTGTGGTTGTGGGTAAGCCCGTAATGCTCATAGAAATCGGCTGGCTGACTCGTGACGGCCTCTGTCTGAAAGATAAAATCTCCCAGGCTGTAAAAGATGGGGCGGTTTTTGTATATTTCGATACCTCGCAGCAGATGCGGGCCATGACCAACGACTGCGTGAGCCCCCGCATCAATGCAAGCACGAGCAAACACCTCCAGAAACTCTGCGGGCGCTTCCTTCTTCTCCCCTTTCATCTCATGGGCATGAATGCTGATGATGACGTAATCGGCCCTCCGTTTGGCTTCCTCGATAGTTTTGATGATTCGTTTTAGATCGCGCGGGTGTGGTTCTGTTTTCGTTTCATCCTGTTCCCCCTGTCGAAAGAGCGATGTCCCGAACAGAAAAACGTCCTGACCAGGTGCGTTCATAAAGCCTTCCTCGATCAATATCTTGCTGAATGCGTTGATGTCAGTGGAGTCAGCTATCGCCTGTAAATGACTCAACTTCTCCTCCGTGAGAGTGTGCGCCATGATGTAACGCATCGGATTGACTCCCGGCCTGCCGATACTATCCGGTCGCTGATCTCCCGCTGCCCACCATGGATGAAAGGTGGACGTAGCTGCTATCAATGCGACTCGGGCAGACTCGCATTCTAAATACCGTGGTGCACCAGCCTCCGCTAGATTTTTGCCTGCCCCTGCATGGACGAATCCGTACTCGTTTAAGTGCTGTTCTGTCGCCTCAAGTCCTCCGTACAAGTAATCGAGTGTATGGTTATTTGCCCAGCCGATCATGTTGAAGCCATACTCCTTCATGGTCTGCAGCACGGATGGAGGCGACATCGCCCACGTTCCCCCGCTCTGTGCGCTCGGATATCCCTTGTTGTCATGGACGGTTGTTTCCAAATTGGCTAAACGAACATCTGCTCGATGGAGCAATGCCGCCATCTCATGGAATGCCTCGTCCTTATAGAGTTGACGAGTAATAAAGCTGTCTCCTGTAGCCGCAAATGTAACGGGTCTAGTCAATGTTAAAGTCCCTCCTGCTCCATTGATTTTTACAAGCCCATCTCAGATCGTAAATTCATCCTCGTCGCCAATGAACGAGTAAAGCTGCGAACTGATTTCGTCGTAGTGCTGCAATCGCTTTTGGACGTTCTCAGCGTCGTACACCATCACCCCTTTGATCAGCACATTTAACAAGGAAAACAAAACTGGCATTCCACTAGTCGCTGCGGGCTGTGGAGTCGTGACTTTCAAAAGCAAATCGGCCATTTGACTGATGGGTGACAGCTCTCCCTCCGTCATCGCCAGCACTTTGGCACCCAATGCTTTGGCAGATTGGACAAGCGCTACCGTTTCAGTCGGGTGACGAGGAAATGAAAGCGCGATGACCAGCCACTCCTGGTCACGTTCGGTGATAAAGTAGTCCGCATTGTCCACGGCGCCTGTATACAGATAGGTGTTTCCCTTGATTGCATTGAGGGTCGAGAAAAGCCATTTGGCAGGAATATGGCACCAACGGAAGCCGACGACAACGATCCGATTTGCCGAAATGATGCTCTGGATGGCTTGCTCGAACAGTCGGTAATCAAGCTGCTGGAGCCCTTGTTGCAAGTAGGCGATGTCCGTCTCGATGACCTGCTGGGCGTAGTTGTCGCGCGTAAGGATTTCTTCCGTATCTCGATATTTTTGAATAGGGCCTTTGCGTGGTTCAGCTATCAGCAAGGACTTTTTGATCTCATCCTGCAACTCCGTGTAGCCTGTGTATCCCAAGGCGTAGCAAAAACGAATGACCGTCGCCTCACTCATGTTAGTCAGATCAGCGATTTTTTTGGCAGTATGGATCGCGATCAGACTGGGCTTCTCAATAACAAACTTTGAAATGATTTTTTGACTGGCCGTGAGATTTCCGTACTGTTTTCGGATTCGTTCTTTTACTTGCTCATCCATCTGCGGCTCTCCTTTGCAAGACTGGTATCTTCGGTATTTTGTGAATATTATATCTCTTGCAATAATTCGCTACAATATATCTACAAAAATGTAGTTTTCACTTCATTTTGATGCCAGTTGCACCCACTATTTCGCTTAGGTACATAGATCACAGCGAGACATATTGGTTTAGTTACCTTAAAAGTAAGCTCACTTACAAAGTCACTCGCCTTTTATCGAGATGTCGTCGGATTACAGATCCTTCTGGAGCAACAGAGCTATGCCGATTTGACTGCCGTTGGTGTACAGCCGTTGGTCAGGCTGGTCGAAGTTCCTGATGCAATCGTTCTTCCCCGCAGAGCGGCAGCTGAGCTCAGCTGGCGGTTACCATCATCCTATCGGAATGAATACATGGGCAGGCGTCGGTACTCCATTGGCTCCTCCTCATGCAGCAGGATTGGCTCATTACTCAATTGTGCTGCCAAACGAGCAAGAGGTCCAATTCATACGCGAGCGGTTTTCTGCTGCAAACGTTCCTTGTCAGACCAAAGAAAAGAAGTTGATTGTTCATGATCCTTCGAGGATCGAAATACACCTTCAAGCCTCACACTGAGTTACAAACTGAAAAGATCGCCTTCCCGGCATGGACAGTAGCCGTGGGGAAAGCGATCTTTTTTTGTTCTTTTAAAATAAAGTTTTTATACGAAAATGAATATCCGGAAATAGGCACAGCAAAAAAGCTCTCCTATTTCGAGAGAAAAATCGAATCGCTAGGTATTTTTTAAGCAGTTTCGATTTGAAGATTCACGCTATAACCTAAATTTTTGATGCGTTGAACCCAGTAGTCCACACTCTTTTCTTTCTGCGGAAGGTAATCCCAACCCAACTCATTGTAAGGTTCGTTACGGAGTAGCATTTGATAAATGATCCTTAAAAGTAAATGGGATACAGCCATGTTGGCTTTCTTAGGGCCTCGTCGTTTGACTAAGCGATGGTAAAAGGAGGAGAGTCGTGAGCCTTTTGCTTTTGCTGCGGCCCACGCTGCTTGGCAAAGAATGGACTTCAGTCCTTTGTTACCACTTCGTGTGCGGGTGCTTTTCTTTTTGCCCGCACTTTCGTTATTTCCAGGACTTACTCCTGCCCATGAAGCTAAATGCCCTTCCGAAGGAAACATTGACATATCGCAACCGATTTCAGCAAGGATGCCCGCCGCTGCATCTTTTTGAATGCCGGGAATGGTTACTAATAGATCGACAGCCTCTTGGTAGGGTGAAAGAAGTTGTGCGATATCTGACTCTAATACTTCGATTTCTTTCTCCAAGTATGCGAGGTGATTGAGATGTTTTTGTATCATCTTGCGATGATGGAGCCGTATACGACCATTCAGTGCTTCGATCAATTGGGGGACTTTCTTTTTTAAACTAGTCTTAACCATTTGTTCAACTTGCTGAGGATCAAGTACTTCTCCGTTGACGAGGGAGTCGAGCAGGGCTCGTCTAGATATACCAAAAACATCGGAAACGTACGTAGTTAGCTTAATATTCGCATCCTGAAGGATGCGATGAACCCGATTTTTCTCTGCGGTGGCGTCGCCCAACAATTTAC containing:
- a CDS encoding MerR family transcriptional regulator, with translation MYSISEIARLSGISPYTLRYYEKIGVLPNPERQEGRKHGVRRYNDQDLRFIRFIHGLKQTGMKLDDIASFVQEGCLIADDYPETQIDETLSKRIEILDDHLEQLDLQMRQLEAVRSFTLEKRAFYINLQSQRDQEKN
- a CDS encoding long-chain-fatty-acid--CoA ligase, with amino-acid sequence MYHLNENLKRSAHNFPDRPAYVFQGESTTYAELDQQVEFLAASLAKRGIGKGDAVALLVDNRPHFVSAYYAILRVGAAVVPMNPIYTPREIGYILSNSKAKAVIALSALEPVLSELKDQLSDLELLIYTEVAGDALTVDQLIQEQETEYDEPERDENDLAVILYTSGTTGQPKGAMLSHKNMDSNAEAMGTLFELEPDDRMVAVLPMFHVFCMTVCLNGPIRSGATILIVQRFHPVEVVNVLRDQKASCFAGVPTMYNYMLQLPTATRADFATIRVCCSGGASMPVELLHKFEEKYGVKIMEGYGLSEAAPATAFNPIRGTRKPGSVGIDLPGVINKVIDPEGNEVPRGEVGELVVFGPNVMLGYLGLPEETNAALRNGWLHTGDLARMDEEGYVYIVDRKKDMILVDGYNVYPREVEEVLYQHPAIIEAAVIGIPDEVHGEAVKAFVALKEIAVSQEDIVAFCTDKLAKYKIPRQVEFVAELPKNSTGKILRRSLRN
- a CDS encoding MFS transporter produces the protein MARVTLVLLFVLYMINYADKTIAGYSAVPIMEEFGLSQKEWGLVGSSFFWFFSIAGILGAALSDRIGTKKMLAIMAISWTVVQFGAYAIASLPMLVLARVLLGIGEGPFWATVVSHLNKWYPEEKRGLVYSTVNFGAFVGAVASAPLLVSMIDQNGWRFAWAFMGALSLIWFLVWIWIGKEKPKLNVTPILPAVSEAPKAKWSEISGVMLSSTYIFCFLIYFGQIWGTTFAAVWEPVYLVKAIHLTNQQMAYSIAGTGLVAGLMTILISSMGDRLYKKHRSYRKSYVLIGGVSIILGGLFFYSVTWVQSTAWVLIALCLGKGFAFSVGTAASVIVSSLMPTRTGLLVGVMSSLVTLAGIISPLVTGSIVEAAGDISTGFSHAMTVNALIYLVFGVLFLIFAKRNEGKTEISTQISHITEK
- a CDS encoding serine hydrolase — translated: MSRKEVRTDLVEYLQLQVEEKRMAWQVPGCAVAVICDGEVVFSNGFGHAYRDGRQPITPQTLFPIASATKSFTSLSLALLVAEEVLDWDTPLRSYWSDFQLFDPVATATITARDLLCHRSGLPRHDLVWYNTSDSREGLMERLRYLEPTKAFRSTYQYQNLMVTAAGSLVERLSGKKWEAFVKKRILDPLHMENTYFTVGEAGRTGRLARPYRKKAAGVVEVPFLNNEAIGPAGSMISTIQDMSKWLHLHLQKGVVNGCPLLSPALLEELYCPQIVAGKPHEHMPELTTSYSALGWFVQSYRGHRMIFHAGNLQGFTSFVSFLPDAQMGIVVLSQIDNSRLPTVLSYEIYDHVLGMERCDWNGRMREEARKEEAAQQEQVTKWESLRLLPSEKDEAVGGPSVQAFISVTGVYENQGYGTITISYIDGQLSMRYNGIVFLLEPMADSRFLATFNESYTLQFPISFQTNHEGMIVSLSAPFEPVEGAKALVFTRKGNLFSTQME
- a CDS encoding CapA family protein, with translation MTRPVTFAATGDSFITRQLYKDEAFHEMAALLHRADVRLANLETTVHDNKGYPSAQSGGTWAMSPPSVLQTMKEYGFNMIGWANNHTLDYLYGGLEATEQHLNEYGFVHAGAGKNLAEAGAPRYLECESARVALIAATSTFHPWWAAGDQRPDSIGRPGVNPMRYIMAHTLTEEKLSHLQAIADSTDINAFSKILIEEGFMNAPGQDVFLFGTSLFRQGEQDETKTEPHPRDLKRIIKTIEEAKRRADYVIISIHAHEMKGEKKEAPAEFLEVFARACIDAGAHAVVGHGPHLLRGIEIYKNRPIFYSLGDFIFQTEAVTSQPADFYEHYGLTHNHNVADALEAMSAKYTRGLCVHQEVWEAVVPIWKMHEGELLEIELHPIELGFDLPIHRMGWPTLSASSAILERLQTLSEPYGTKIEVEGNVGRIRFKQVVGSDVT
- a CDS encoding MurR/RpiR family transcriptional regulator, whose protein sequence is MDEQVKERIRKQYGNLTASQKIISKFVIEKPSLIAIHTAKKIADLTNMSEATVIRFCYALGYTGYTELQDEIKKSLLIAEPRKGPIQKYRDTEEILTRDNYAQQVIETDIAYLQQGLQQLDYRLFEQAIQSIISANRIVVVGFRWCHIPAKWLFSTLNAIKGNTYLYTGAVDNADYFITERDQEWLVIALSFPRHPTETVALVQSAKALGAKVLAMTEGELSPISQMADLLLKVTTPQPAATSGMPVLFSLLNVLIKGVMVYDAENVQKRLQHYDEISSQLYSFIGDEDEFTI
- a CDS encoding VOC family protein, with amino-acid sequence MQSFFPAERQLSSAGGYHHPIGMNTWAGVGTPLAPPHAAGLAHYSIVLPNEQEVQFIRERFSAANVPCQTKEKKLIVHDPSRIEIHLQASH
- a CDS encoding IS110 family RNA-guided transposase, with the translated sequence MDAILERCAGLDVHQETIVACVMYGPLDKRAKKEIRTFGTTTKELLQLQDWLTEYNCSDVAMESTGVYWKPIWNILEGSFHLWLANPQRIKNVPGRKTDMKDAVWIAQLLRCGLIEASFVPPEDIRDLRDLTRYRRKLLGDATAEKNRVHRILQDANIKLTTYVSDVFGISRRALLDSLVNGEVLDPQQVEQMVKTSLKKKVPQLIEALNGRIRLHHRKMIQKHLNHLAYLEKEIEVLESDIAQLLSPYQEAVDLLVTIPGIQKDAAAGILAEIGCDMSMFPSEGHLASWAGVSPGNNESAGKKKSTRTRSGNKGLKSILCQAAWAAAKAKGSRLSSFYHRLVKRRGPKKANMAVSHLLLRIIYQMLLRNEPYNELGWDYLPQKEKSVDYWVQRIKNLGYSVNLQIETA